The DNA sequence TAATTTTTATAAATTTTTTCTTAAATTTATAAAAATAGATTCTAAATAAAAAATTATTTTTCAATATTATCACCTCAATCTTGTATTTATATATATAATTGTGTTATAATTAAATTATAGCATTTTTTATATATATTATCAAGTGGGTGATGAATAATGAGGGTAGGAATAAAGGATAAATTTACATTGACATTAGTATTAATGAATTTTTTAGCAATTATATTTTCTTTTTCAATCTCTATGTATATTGTTTATAAAAGTATTCAGAAAAATTTAGGCTCCACAGCAACAAAAAATTTAAAAAATATGGAAAAAAAATTAGAAAATTTAAATGTAGAATTAAAAACAGAGGCTAGAATATTATCTAAAAATATACAAGTTATTTCAATTTTAGATTCTAATAAGTATATAGATATAAATTCGGAAAAAACAGGAGAAAAAACTTATTATAGAACTTATGATATAGACAAAAAAAAATATTATAGATATAAGTTTATTTCTGAAATATCTGAAATGTTTCAAAACTATTCAATAGGTAATGAAAAGATAGAGATAGATATTATATCTATTAATGGAAAAAGTATATTAAATAGAGATAAAAAAATATCAAAAGAAAATTTAAAAAAATATTTAAGTAAATTTATTGGAAATAGTTCTGCAGATTATTCTTTTTATGAAATTGAATCAGGTAAAATGTATTCAAAAACATTGTCTCCTATATATTCAAAAAAAGATAAAAATAAATTTATAGGATTTGTATTATTAAAATTACCTATAGAAGAAAAAATGTTGAAAGAGATATTATCCGAAGAACAAGATGAAGTAATGGTGATTGATAATAATTATAAAATTATATCCACTACAATTGATTTAGAAAAAACAGATAAAATAGATTTAAAAAATTCTAAAAAAATAACAATTGATAGATCAATTTATTTGTTAAAAAAAATAGAATTAAAAGGCTTTTTATGGGAAAAGTCAGGAGAGATAATAGTAGCTGCAAAGGAAAATTATATTTGGGAAATTTCTAAAGAAATTTCTTTGCATCTATTTTTAGAACTGTTTTTAATTTTTGTGATGATATTTGTAGTGTTTAATTATATGTTAGATATGTTTTTAGATTCAATAAGAGAATTGACTTTGAAAATAAATCTTTTAAGAGGTGGGAAATTTAATATTGATTTAACAAAGCTGAAAAATAGAAAAGATGAAATTGGTTTGTTAGCTCATGATTTTGATGAAATGGCAGATGTATTAAAAATAAAAACAGAAAAATTAGAAGAGATTAAAGAAGAAAATGAACAAAATAGTAGTGAATTAAAAGCCAAAAATGAAATTTTAGCTAAGATGAAATATGATTTTGAAAAAATAAATAGTAATAGAGATAAATCAAATAAAATACTAAATTCTAGGATATCAGAAGTAACAAATTTATATTATTTAATAATAAAAATGACAGATAACATTACAAACGAAAAGTTTTACTCAATTATAGTAAGAGGGATAAGAGAAGGGTTATTTATAAAAAATGTAATATATTATGAAAAAGAAGAAAATATATTGATACCTAAAGCCAAAACGGGTACAAATAAAAATTTAAATGAAATAAAGATAACAAAAGAGTTAGAATATAAAATGTTGAAAAATTCAATAATTGAAGTGACAGAATGTAAATCATCACTAGATATAAATTTTAAGAACCCATATATTCTTGTATTAAAAACAAAAGAAGATGGCAAAAATGAAATTTTTGGAGTAATAATATTTGATAATAATAAAAAAATGGATGAATATTTGGAGCAAACTCTAAATACGTATAGTAAAACTATAATACTAGCTTTAGAAAATAGGAAACTATATAAAAAAATGGTGGAACAATTAAAAAGAACAGAAAAAGTTGCAGAAAAATTAAAAAATGCAGATATGACTAAAAATACAATTTTATCAAACATGAGCCATGAGTTAAAAGCACCTTTAGTACCAATTATGGGATATGTTGAAATGTTTTTAAATAGTGAATTGGGAGATATTACTGTAAATCAAAGAAAAGCATTATTTACAGTTTTAAATAATGTAGAAAGATTGCAAGAGATGATAGAAAATATTTTGAATTATTCAAAACTAGAGAATGGTGAATATGATTTTTATAATAAGGAATTTAATATAAAAGAATTAGTTTATAATGTGTCATCTACTTTTGAAAATAGAGTAATTAGAAAAAATATTAATATTAATATAGAGATGAATTTAAAAGATTATTTGGTTGATGGAGATAAAGATGTATTAGGGCAAGTTTTGAAAAATATTATATCAAATGCAGTGAAATTCTCATATGAAGGTAAGGAAATAAAATTAATAGTTACAGAAAAAGATGATAAGATTAAATTAACTGTAAAAGATAGTGGAGTTGGAATAGAAATAGAAAAAATAAAAAATATATATGATGACTTTAGGCAATTAGAAGAAGGATATACAAGGAAACATAATGGAGTTGGATTAGGGCTTACAGTTGTAAAAAAAATATTAGAAAAATATGATGAAAAACTTTATATAAAAAGTTTTAAAGGAATAGGAACAGAAGTAAGTTTTTATATAAAAAAATTGAAAAAAATAGATTAATATGATATAATTTTAAAATTAATTGAGAGATAAATTTAGGAGGGAAACTATTAATGAATGTAGAAAAAGAGATAGAAAGACAACTTTCTATATTGAAAAGAGGAGTAGAAGATCTCATATCAGAAGAAGAGTTGAGAAAAAAAATAAAAAAATCTATTGAAACAGGTAAACCTTTAAAGGTAAAATTTGGAATAGATCCTACAGGAAACTCTATACATATAGGACATGCGGTACCAATTAGAAAATTAAAACAGTTTCAAGACTTAGGTCATACAGTTCAGTTTTTAATCGGTACATATACTGCAAAGATAGGAGATCCAACTGGGAAAAGTGAGACTAGAAAAGTTCTTTCAGATGATGAGATTAATGAAAATATAAAAGGATATTTAGAACAAGTAGGGAAAATATTAGATATAGATAAAACTGAGATTAGATATAATGGAGAATGGTTGTCAAAATTAACAATGGAAGAAATTTTGAATTTGACGTCTCAATTTACAGTATCACAAATGATAAGTAGAGAAGATTTTTCAAAAAGATTAAAAGAAAATAAACCTGTAAGTTTAGTTGAGTTTATGTATCCAATATTACAAGGGTATGATTCTGTAGCATTAGAATGTGATGTAGAATTAGGAGCCACAGAACAAAAATTTAATTTATTAAGAGGAAGAGATTTACAAAAATATTTTAATCAAGAACAACAAGTTTGTATGATGATGCCAATATTAGAAGGAACAGATGGCGTAAATAAGATGAGTAAAAGCTTGAACAACTATATAGGTATCACAGAAGCTCCAAATGATATGTTTGGAAAAGTAATGTCGATATCAGATGAATTAATGATAAATTATTATGAAATGGCAACAGAAATACCATTAGAAGATATAAGAAAAATGGAAGAAGATATAAAAAGTGGAGTATTACACCCTATGGAAGCAAAAAAAAGATTGGGAGAAGAAATTGTAAAATTATATCATAATGAAGAGAGTGCAAAAGCAGCTAGAGATTATTTTGAAAAGATGTTTAGTAAAAAAGATATTCCTGATGATATTCCAGAGATAAAAGTGGAAGAAAATGAGATGGCTGTAATCGATTTGATATTCGAAAAAATAAAATTTGGAAAATCAAAAAGTGAAGCAAGACGTCTTATAAAGGGGAATGGATTTAGAATAAATGGAGAAGTTTTTAATGATATTAATGGAACTATAAAAATGATGGATGGAATGATATTAAAAGCGGGCAAGAAAAAAATAGTTAAAATTATAAAATAGTTTATGGAGGAGACCATGAATATAAGAGAAGAAAATATTTTTTTTAATCTACAGGGAGATTCAAAATATGAAATAATAAACAGTATGATTGCTAGTTCTAAATTAAATGAAAATTTAAAAGAAATAGCAATTGAAAAAGTGAAATTAAGAGAAGAAATTCAACCAACTTTTGTTGGAAATGGAATAGGATTAGCACATGCTAAGTTTCATGAAATGGAAGAGATACAGGTTATTTTAAGTACCAATAAGCTAGGAGTAGAATATGGTGTGGGAGAAGATGAAGTTGCAAATATAATTTTTGTAGTATTGGCTCCTTTGGAAAATAATAGAGATTATTTAGAAGTTTTGGCAAGAATAGGAAGAGTTTGTAGAAATAAAAATATAATATCAAAGATAAAAAATGCGAATTCTAAAAAAGAAATACTAGATGTTATAGAAAAAATTTAAAAGTGGCATTGCCACTTTTAAATTTTTTTTTATAAAAAAAAAGGAAATTTTTTTAAATAGAGTATAATATATAATGTAGGTTTATTTTAATAGTAATAATAAAAAAATTATAAAAAATAAAATAGGGAGGGGTATTATCATGAGAAAGAAAGTTATGGTTGTGATTTTATTTAGTTTTGTATTATCTTCATTTGCAGGTGCAGCAGATAGGGAATTATTAAAGAAGGTTTTTGATAAATATAAAAAATTAAAAAATTATGCTATAGAATTAAATATAGAAAATAAGAGTATAAAAAAAGATGATAAAAAATTAAAAAAAATGATGATAGATGATTATAACAAAGGTATTGATTTGTTAAATTCTTTAGATACTAAGGAAAATATAAGGAAAGATTTGTCAAATGCAAAAAATGTAGAAATTTATAAAGAGATAAATGGTTTGTTAGAAAAAATAACAGGAATAATAATGAATGAAATGACAGATGACTTACAAGGAATAAGAGAAAAATTAGTTTCTGATTATAATAAAGGTATATCACTTTATGAAAAGTTAAGTGGAAATAAATATAAAAGAAAAAACATAGAAAATATGAATACAGTAGATATGTATAATGAAGTAAATAATGTACTAGAAAAAATATTGGAATCAAAATAATATAGAATAAAAAAAGGTGAGATAATGAATAAAAAAACAAAAGCAGAAAAAGTAATATTAATTTTAAAAGATATATATGGAGAACCTGTACCAACATTAAATTATGAAAATGAATTTGAACTATTAATAGCAGTAATATTATCAGCTCAATGTACAGATAAAAGAGTAGATATAGTTACTGCAGAATTATTTAAAAAATATAAAACTCCAAAAGAATTTATGGAAATGGATATAAAAGAATTAGAAAAAATAATTCATTCCACTGGTTTTTATAAAAATAAGTCTAAAAATATAAAAAAATGTGCAAAAATGCTTGTTGAAAAATATGATGGGATTGTACCCAATAATATGGATGATTTAATAAAATTGCCCGGAGTTGGAAGGAAAACTGCAAATGTAATGTTAGGTCATATATTTAATATACCTGGAGTTGTTGTAGATACTCATGTAAAACGATTATCAAATAGAATAGGATTAACTAAACAACAAGATCCAGTTAAAATTGAATTTGAATTAATGAAAATTATTCAAAAAAAAGATTGGTTTTTATATTCTAATCTGTTAATTTATCATGGAAGAGCCATATGTACAGCAAGAAATCCAAAATGTGATAATTGTAAAATAAGAGTTTACTGTGAATATGGAAGGGGAATAAAATAATGATCGAACAATTATTAAAAGAATTAACTGAAAAAAAGGGTTCAGATTTACATGTAAAAGTTGGAAGTAGACCAATGATTAGAATAGATGGAGAGTTACAGCCTATAAATGGAGTAGAAGTTATATTACCTAAAGATATGGAAATAATGGAAAGGGAACTTTTAGATGAGAGAAAAAGAGAAAAGTTTAGAAAAAATAAAAATATAGATTTTTCATATGCTATTCCGGCTTTGGGTAGATATAGGATAAATATGTTTATGCAAAGAGGAACAATAGCAGTTGCTATAAGAAGAATATTACAAAATATTCAAAGCTTAGAAAAGCTAGGACTTCCAGATGTTTTAAAAGAAGTTATTAAAGAAAAAAGAGGTTTAATATTAATAACTGGTGCTGCTGGAAATGGGAAAAGTACAACTGTTGCAGCAATGATAGAATATATTAATGAAAATCTAACTAGAAATATAATAACATTAGAAGATCCTATTGAGTATCTATTTAAAGATAAGAAATCATTAATAAGTCAAAGAGAGATACCAAGTGATATAGAAAATTATAATCAAGCTTTAAAATATATAATAAGACAAGATCCAGACATAATTTATATAGGAGAATTAAGAGATAAAGAAACTTTAGAGGCTGCATTTAAAGCGGCTGAAACAGGACATTTAGTGATTAGTACTGTGCATACTGTAAATGCCTCTCAAACAATTACAAGGATATTAGATTATTTTCCAAAAGAGTTACAACAAAGAATACGAAATCAGTTGTCATCTAATTTGTTAATGGTAACTTCTCAAAGGCTATTACCTAAAAAACAAGGGAAGGGAAGAGTAGCAGCAATAGAAGTTATGAGAACAACGCCAACAATAAAAGATTTAATTTTAACTGTAGATGGATATAAAAAAATTCCTGAAGCAATGAAGCTAGGGAAAAAAGAAGACGGGATGAAAACGTTTGACCAATCAATAGAAAAACTATATACAAATGGAGAAATTGAATATGAAACTGCTCTATCTGCAGCAACTGTAAAAAAAGATATTCAACTTTTGAAAAGAGGAATAAATCACGCAAGCGCGTCTGATTATTATAAAGAGATGATAGAATAGGGATGATTGTAAT is a window from the Haliovirga abyssi genome containing:
- the tyrS gene encoding tyrosine--tRNA ligase; its protein translation is MNVEKEIERQLSILKRGVEDLISEEELRKKIKKSIETGKPLKVKFGIDPTGNSIHIGHAVPIRKLKQFQDLGHTVQFLIGTYTAKIGDPTGKSETRKVLSDDEINENIKGYLEQVGKILDIDKTEIRYNGEWLSKLTMEEILNLTSQFTVSQMISREDFSKRLKENKPVSLVEFMYPILQGYDSVALECDVELGATEQKFNLLRGRDLQKYFNQEQQVCMMMPILEGTDGVNKMSKSLNNYIGITEAPNDMFGKVMSISDELMINYYEMATEIPLEDIRKMEEDIKSGVLHPMEAKKRLGEEIVKLYHNEESAKAARDYFEKMFSKKDIPDDIPEIKVEENEMAVIDLIFEKIKFGKSKSEARRLIKGNGFRINGEVFNDINGTIKMMDGMILKAGKKKIVKIIK
- a CDS encoding PTS sugar transporter subunit IIA; this encodes MNIREENIFFNLQGDSKYEIINSMIASSKLNENLKEIAIEKVKLREEIQPTFVGNGIGLAHAKFHEMEEIQVILSTNKLGVEYGVGEDEVANIIFVVLAPLENNRDYLEVLARIGRVCRNKNIISKIKNANSKKEILDVIEKI
- the nth gene encoding endonuclease III, translating into MNKKTKAEKVILILKDIYGEPVPTLNYENEFELLIAVILSAQCTDKRVDIVTAELFKKYKTPKEFMEMDIKELEKIIHSTGFYKNKSKNIKKCAKMLVEKYDGIVPNNMDDLIKLPGVGRKTANVMLGHIFNIPGVVVDTHVKRLSNRIGLTKQQDPVKIEFELMKIIQKKDWFLYSNLLIYHGRAICTARNPKCDNCKIRVYCEYGRGIK
- a CDS encoding sensor histidine kinase; translation: MRVGIKDKFTLTLVLMNFLAIIFSFSISMYIVYKSIQKNLGSTATKNLKNMEKKLENLNVELKTEARILSKNIQVISILDSNKYIDINSEKTGEKTYYRTYDIDKKKYYRYKFISEISEMFQNYSIGNEKIEIDIISINGKSILNRDKKISKENLKKYLSKFIGNSSADYSFYEIESGKMYSKTLSPIYSKKDKNKFIGFVLLKLPIEEKMLKEILSEEQDEVMVIDNNYKIISTTIDLEKTDKIDLKNSKKITIDRSIYLLKKIELKGFLWEKSGEIIVAAKENYIWEISKEISLHLFLELFLIFVMIFVVFNYMLDMFLDSIRELTLKINLLRGGKFNIDLTKLKNRKDEIGLLAHDFDEMADVLKIKTEKLEEIKEENEQNSSELKAKNEILAKMKYDFEKINSNRDKSNKILNSRISEVTNLYYLIIKMTDNITNEKFYSIIVRGIREGLFIKNVIYYEKEENILIPKAKTGTNKNLNEIKITKELEYKMLKNSIIEVTECKSSLDINFKNPYILVLKTKEDGKNEIFGVIIFDNNKKMDEYLEQTLNTYSKTIILALENRKLYKKMVEQLKRTEKVAEKLKNADMTKNTILSNMSHELKAPLVPIMGYVEMFLNSELGDITVNQRKALFTVLNNVERLQEMIENILNYSKLENGEYDFYNKEFNIKELVYNVSSTFENRVIRKNININIEMNLKDYLVDGDKDVLGQVLKNIISNAVKFSYEGKEIKLIVTEKDDKIKLTVKDSGVGIEIEKIKNIYDDFRQLEEGYTRKHNGVGLGLTVVKKILEKYDEKLYIKSFKGIGTEVSFYIKKLKKID
- a CDS encoding type IV pilus twitching motility protein PilT, with the translated sequence MIEQLLKELTEKKGSDLHVKVGSRPMIRIDGELQPINGVEVILPKDMEIMERELLDERKREKFRKNKNIDFSYAIPALGRYRINMFMQRGTIAVAIRRILQNIQSLEKLGLPDVLKEVIKEKRGLILITGAAGNGKSTTVAAMIEYINENLTRNIITLEDPIEYLFKDKKSLISQREIPSDIENYNQALKYIIRQDPDIIYIGELRDKETLEAAFKAAETGHLVISTVHTVNASQTITRILDYFPKELQQRIRNQLSSNLLMVTSQRLLPKKQGKGRVAAIEVMRTTPTIKDLILTVDGYKKIPEAMKLGKKEDGMKTFDQSIEKLYTNGEIEYETALSAATVKKDIQLLKRGINHASASDYYKEMIE